The nucleotide sequence GATGACATTGATCGCGAGTTACAGCAGCAGGATTTAGAGATGGACAGATTTCTCAAACTGCAGGTTAGCTCAGGTTTTTTATGTCTAGTTTAGCATCTTATtgcttgattttgatttgtaagTGGATCTGTTCAGTGTTTCATTGCTTGaactgaaaaataaattaaagcaacATGTCAAAGTAGCATTTGTTGTACAaatgtttttgtgtttgttagACAATGGTTTTGATATTTGACATTGTGTAGAGCCATTGTCCAAAGATATAGAAAAGATTTTGTCGAacatattttattgttatttttctgTTGATTATGAAAGTGCTCTTATTAGTACTTGCAAGAACTGAATGAGAAAGATTTATTTAACGTACTTCTTCCTTTCAGTGTGTTGCATAAATACATGTATCACTGAATCGATTACTACACAAATCCGATCGAACTGATTTGAAGTTCAAATATCTGTTCTCTTTGTAGTAATTGCTTTGAAGTTCAAATGCCTTATATTCAAACCTGTATATTGTACTCATAAGAGCCTGATTTGGAAACTGAAGAAATGAAATCTCTCTCTTTCATATGAAAATGCTACActaattaattttctctctaataGGGTGAACAATTGCGGCAAACAATTTTAGAGAAAGTTCAGGCAACACAACTTCAAAGTGTTTCAATCATTGAAGACAAGGTCCTCCAAAAACTTCGCGAGAAAGAAACGGAGGTAGAAAACATCAACAAGAGGAATATGGAACTTGAAGATCAAATGGAGCAACTAAGTGTAGAAGCAGGTGCATGGCAACAACGAGCAAGATATAACGAAAACATGATTGCTGCTCTCAAGTTTAACCTCCAGCAGGCATATCTCCAAGGTAGGGACAGTAAAGAAGGGTGCGGTGACAGTGAGGTAGATGATACAGCTTCTTGCTGTAATGGTCGTTCACTTGATTTTCATCTGCTCTCCAATGAAAATTCCAATATGAAAGACTTGATGAAATGTAAGGCTTGCAGAGTCAACGAAGTGACAATGGTTTTATTACCTTGCAAGCATCTTTGCCTCTGTAAAGATTGTGAAAGTAAGCTTAGTTTTTGTCCTCTATGTCAATCCTCTAAATTCATCGGAATGGAGGTCTACATGTAACTGGATATTTTATTTCAACAGTATAAATCtctaattttatgttgaaagttATGTGTCCTGTGTTGTTGCTTATCGTAGTTATAGTTTAAGTTATTGTTCAACCATTGTAACAAGTACCGTGACACATTGTAACTAGTTTTTAAGTTGTATTTTACTGTAATGTAACGAATATCAGCTATTCAGTTTTAGTAAATTTTGGAAGGATGTCTGTCTATTAAAATGATACATGCATAATGTGCTATTATATGAGGTTCAAAAGTTTATGCTTTTGGGGAT is from Medicago truncatula cultivar Jemalong A17 chromosome 1, MtrunA17r5.0-ANR, whole genome shotgun sequence and encodes:
- the LOC11428374 gene encoding probable BOI-related E3 ubiquitin-protein ligase 2 produces the protein MAFLQDQFQRHYQQQQQPQPQTKSFRNLQTIEGQMSQQMAFYNPTDLQDQSQHPPYIPPFHVVGFAPGPVIPADGSDGGVDLHWNFGLEPERKRLKEQDFLENNSQISSVDFLQPRSVSTGLGLSLDNTRLASTGDSALLSLIGDDIDRELQQQDLEMDRFLKLQGEQLRQTILEKVQATQLQSVSIIEDKVLQKLREKETEVENINKRNMELEDQMEQLSVEAGAWQQRARYNENMIAALKFNLQQAYLQGRDSKEGCGDSEVDDTASCCNGRSLDFHLLSNENSNMKDLMKCKACRVNEVTMVLLPCKHLCLCKDCESKLSFCPLCQSSKFIGMEVYM